In Peromyscus eremicus chromosome 2, PerEre_H2_v1, whole genome shotgun sequence, a single genomic region encodes these proteins:
- the Slc35e2b gene encoding solute carrier family 35 member E2B produces the protein MSSAKSQALEETVPGCEEELKGKTLFPWGPLFGHRSEKIVFTKGDGSPEESLLTVTITETTVIESDLGVWSSRALIYLTLWFFFSFCTLFLNKYILSLLEGEPSMLGAVQMLSTTLIGCVKIFVPCCLYQHKTRLSYPPNFIMTMLFVGLMRFATVVLGLVSLKNVAVSFAETVKSSAPIFTVIMSRMILGEYTGLLVNLSLIPVMGGLALCTATEISFNILGFSAALSTNIMDCLQNVFSKKLLSGDKYRFSAPELQFYTSAAAVALLIPAWTFFMDVPVIGRGGKSFSYSQDLVLLLLTDGALFHLQSVTAYALMGKISPVTFSVASTVKHALSIWLSIIVFGNKITSLSAVGTILVTVGVLLYNKARQYQQETMQSLATATSRGPEGDTESLVPQDSRQHH, from the exons ATGTCATCAGCAAAATCCCAAGCATTGGAGGAGACAGTACCCGGCTGCGAAGAAGAGCTGAAAGGAAAAACACTTTTCCCTTGGGGCCCCCTTTTTGGTCACCGGAGTGAGAAGATTGTCTTTACCAAAGGTGATGGCAGTCCAGAGGAGAGCCTGCTCACCGTCACCATCACAGAGACTACTGTCATTGAGTCGGACTTGGGTGTGTGGAGTTCACGGGCTCTCATCTACCTCACGCTGTGGTTCTTCTTCAGCTTTTGTACCCTGTTTCTCAACAAGTACATCCTGTCCCTGTTAGAGGGAGAGCCCAGCATGTTAG GTGCTGTGCAGATGCTGTCAACGACATTAATTGGATGTGTTAAAATATTTGTTCCTTGCTGTTTGTATCAACACAAAACCCGGCTCTCTTATCCACCCAATTTCATCATGACTATGCTCTTTGTGGGCCTCATGAG GTTTGCGACAGTGGTTTTGGGGCTGGTCAGCCTGAAGAATGTGGCAGTATCCTTTGCGGAGACCGTGAAGAGCTCGGCTCCCATTTTCACAGTGATCATGTCTCGGATGATTCTGGGGGAGTACACAG GGCTGTTGGTCAACCTGTCCCTCATCCCGGTCATGGGAGGACTAGCGTTGTGCACCGCCACTGAAATAAGCTTCAACATCCTGGGGTTTTCTGCTGCATTATCCACCAACATTATGGACTG TTTGCAGAATGTCTTTTCAAAAAAGCTTCTCAGTGGGGACAAATACAGGTTCTC GGCCCCGGAACTGCAATTTTATACCAGTGCTGCTGCTGTGGCCTTGCTGATTCCAGCATGGACCTTCTTCATG GATGTCCCAGTGATTGGCAGGGGTGGGAAGAGCTTCAGCTACAGCCAGGacctggtgctgctgctgctgacagaTGGCGCCTTGTTTCACCTTCAGAGTGTCACTGCATACGCCCTTATGGGAAAGATCTCCCCTGTGACTTTCAG TGTCGCCAGCACTGTGAAGCACGCCTTGTCTATCTGGCTCAGCATCATCGTTTTCGGCAACAAAATCACCAGCCTGTCTGCCGTCGGCACCATCCTTGTCACGGTGGGTGTCTTGCTCTACAACAAGGCCAGGCAGTATCAGCAGGAGACCATGCAGAGTCTGGCTACAGCCACTAGCCGGGGTCCAGAGGGTGACACAGAGTCGCTGGTTCCCCAGGACTCTAGACAGCACCACTGA